The Sulfitobacter sp. S223 genome has a window encoding:
- a CDS encoding gamma-glutamyltransferase family protein — protein sequence MRDFQFPGRSPVLATGGMCATSHPLGAKAAIDVLERGGNAMDAAIAGAVLLGICEPQMTGIGGDCFVLWSEGGSDKVHALNGSGRSPAALDAATLRDSGETAVPLHSAHAVTIPGAIDAFCHLSETVGKLGLDALLAPAIRYADQGVVVAPRVAFDWGNDAATLQGSARDHFLMGGQPPKAGDTFRAPGQAEVLRRIAKDGRDAFYTGEVAEDMLSALNALGGLHTAEDFAAVSCTPTTPISGSYKDIEVVEHPPNGQGATALLMLNILSQFDIAGMDPLGAQRVHIEAEATKLAYDARNRFLADADYASRADYMLEMDTAKRLAALIDPSKAMQSPAALTEAVHKDTIYITVVDGDGMAVSLIYSIFHGFGSGIGTDKFGLLMQNRGAGFTLEKGHPNELKGGKRPMHTIIPGMIREGGRITMPFGVMGGAYQCCGHARFATNLSDFGMDPQAAIDAPRAFSDKGVLNVERGYSDSVRSELSDMGHEVAIPQTAIGGAQAIKIHESGVLEGASDARKDGCALGF from the coding sequence ATGCGTGACTTCCAATTTCCCGGCCGGTCGCCGGTTCTGGCAACGGGCGGCATGTGCGCCACATCCCATCCATTGGGCGCAAAAGCAGCCATTGACGTGCTGGAGCGGGGCGGCAACGCAATGGACGCTGCAATTGCAGGCGCGGTATTGCTGGGAATTTGCGAACCGCAGATGACTGGCATTGGCGGCGACTGCTTTGTCCTGTGGTCCGAAGGCGGCAGCGACAAAGTTCATGCACTTAATGGATCAGGGCGTTCGCCTGCTGCGCTGGATGCTGCCACGCTGCGCGATTCCGGAGAAACGGCTGTGCCGCTCCATTCCGCACATGCAGTCACGATACCAGGGGCAATTGATGCATTTTGCCATCTGTCGGAAACCGTTGGCAAACTGGGCCTTGATGCGCTGCTTGCACCAGCAATACGCTATGCGGATCAGGGTGTGGTCGTTGCGCCACGTGTTGCTTTTGACTGGGGCAACGATGCGGCGACGCTTCAAGGCTCTGCGCGGGATCACTTCCTCATGGGTGGCCAGCCTCCGAAAGCGGGCGATACATTTCGCGCGCCCGGTCAGGCAGAAGTCCTGCGGCGCATCGCAAAAGATGGTCGCGATGCCTTTTATACCGGTGAGGTCGCAGAGGATATGCTCTCCGCACTGAACGCATTGGGCGGCCTTCACACGGCCGAGGATTTTGCCGCTGTTTCCTGCACGCCAACGACACCCATCTCAGGCAGCTACAAAGACATCGAGGTGGTCGAGCATCCGCCGAACGGTCAGGGCGCGACAGCACTTCTTATGCTCAATATTCTGTCCCAGTTCGACATCGCCGGCATGGATCCATTGGGGGCGCAGCGGGTGCATATCGAGGCTGAAGCGACCAAGCTTGCTTATGATGCGCGCAACCGGTTCTTGGCAGATGCAGACTATGCCAGCCGCGCCGATTATATGCTGGAGATGGATACAGCCAAGCGGCTTGCAGCCCTGATTGATCCGTCCAAAGCTATGCAAAGCCCGGCGGCCCTGACTGAGGCCGTGCACAAAGACACGATTTACATCACTGTGGTAGATGGTGATGGCATGGCCGTTTCGCTGATCTATTCGATTTTCCACGGCTTTGGGTCCGGTATCGGCACGGACAAATTTGGCCTGCTTATGCAAAACCGCGGTGCCGGCTTCACGCTTGAAAAAGGCCACCCGAACGAACTTAAGGGCGGCAAACGCCCCATGCATACCATCATCCCTGGCATGATCCGCGAAGGTGGCCGTATCACGATGCCGTTTGGCGTGATGGGCGGCGCGTATCAGTGTTGCGGGCACGCCCGCTTCGCAACGAATCTGTCAGACTTCGGTATGGACCCGCAGGCGGCAATTGATGCGCCCCGTGCTTTCAGTGACAAAGGCGTCCTTAACGTCGAGCGTGGCTATTCCGATTCGGTCCGCTCAGAACTGTCAGATATGGGCCATGAGGTCGCAATCCCGCAAACTGCTATTGGCGGCGCACAGGCGATCAAAATCCACGAAAGCGGTGTGCTTGAAGGCGCATCAGATGCTCGTAAAGACGGCTGCGCACTTGGATTCTAA
- the hspQ gene encoding heat shock protein HspQ, translating to MIRTRAKYHLGQVVRHKKHPFRGVIFDVDPQFANTEEWYESIPEESRPIKGQPYYHLLAENDQSYYVAYVSEQNLVADYSGEPVDHPDIGDLFGPFENGAYPLHFQLN from the coding sequence ATGATCAGAACGCGCGCAAAATATCACTTGGGACAGGTAGTCCGTCATAAGAAGCACCCGTTTCGCGGGGTCATTTTTGATGTCGATCCCCAATTTGCAAATACCGAAGAATGGTACGAATCGATCCCCGAAGAAAGCCGCCCTATCAAAGGGCAGCCATACTATCATCTGCTTGCTGAAAACGATCAAAGCTACTACGTGGCCTACGTTTCCGAACAGAACCTAGTCGCGGATTATTCGGGTGAGCCGGTCGATCACCCCGACATCGGAGATCTGTTCGGCCCGTTTGAAAACGGCGCCTACCCTCTCCACTTCCAGCTGAACTAA